In Maniola jurtina chromosome Z, ilManJurt1.1, whole genome shotgun sequence, the genomic window AAAAAGCTGCACtcaaaacgtccaatctgtttaGTTAAATGGCGTGAACACATTAGACAATTAGTTTTGGATAATTTGTGTGTTGTTCCCATAGGAGCCGCCGCCGACGGGTTACAAGCTTACTGAGGGATGAGTCGTGTGACGTCGGTTAACCCTCCGTGTTTCGCTTTATTTTCAATGGGGTTGCAGTGCTTGTCAACTTTTAAGGATATCTTTTTTTTATggaaaatattacctacattaaaacttaaagctaaccttatctaattactatacaaatcaggcccgcgtggaatggtgccaagaatactggctgcactTCCACGTTGGACAGCTAGGCTAATCCGTTGTAGCCAGGATATCTTAatgataaagatttttatagtaaaaaagtaatatttctacTATTCTTGCAAACAAATGTATCAACTACTTACATAAAACTTACCTACAATGCGTTCAGCAaggttttattaataaactCGGTGCACCTATCTTTTACTTATAGGTACGTATCTATATCAAACTTGTAGGTACTACAAACAATTAAAAGATTcaattcatattttaatttgctgttattatttttaatgaaaatcaaCAAAATACAAGAATTAAGAAAGCAAAATACATAACTAGAATGTAGGTAATTGAATATAAAAGCAAGTTAGCGATGTTTTAGAACAACTGGTCTGCAGTAAAGCGCACGGGTCTGCAGGCGACTTGTTAATAATTGCGTATAATAAATGCTTAAAtacaacaaacatacagacaaataCGGGTTGGGGTGTGCAAATAATAGGACCTATTTGGTTTCCGGGCTATTGACAATAATGTTAAGGTTTGTATGAGCTTAAAGATTTTGTGATTTGCACTgacgaaaaaacaaaaatagggATCTACTTAGTAAGTAAGTAGTGATGATAAAGTTTAGACTTATTAATTCCATATTCtgaaatataagtataataatttatttctgaaAATACCATTTGAATTAATACCAGTTACAAAACTTGGAAGAAATCGCGCTCACTTCTCTCACGATTTTATTCGTGAACAAGTGATTGTGATTTCTAAGTTAGGTATTGAAGAAAAATTGCCGCGTTAACTCCGCTCGCACTTTTATTTCattgttatatattatttctTTCACGGAAGCCTCCAGTGGTGATATCCGTGTAAAAACAGCGGCCTCATTGGATGATGCCATCCCCGGGATCTAACAGGCTTAGTCCACGCTGCCAGAAGAACCCCAAACTATATGCAAAATACACTGGCTGACATTCCTTCAACGCGTCGTGTAAGCCATGTACTGATACAGTAAAAACATTACTGTGATTACAGCGCATATAAGCCACGTATACATATaagcgcggggctgcaattgcttgtagtTGTGTAGTATAGCATATTATTGTACATACATTTGAACAGTTTTGAACAGTTTGAACAgtattgaacagttgaaaagagcaaccgccgagattcttgctggttcttatagtagaaacggcattccgaaccagtggtaaattattttgacgattcaaaagcacttctaaaatttatttgaataaaaatctattctattctataagcagagtgtaaaattttattctaGTGGGGGACAAtacttacataagtaggtacatacttgttTATCTGCATTTGTCGCGATATCCCGGAGCATGACAATTGCAATTACAGTGTTTATTGTGGGAATGCACGACATGGATTAATTAAGTGCTGCTAGCAATAGTGTGGACGAAGGCGTCGGTACATGCTCCAACCACTTGGTGTGCCACGTGCCGGCCGTCGGCGGCCGCGTGCCGGTACGCTACGCCTGGTCGAGGCACACAAAGCACGGCCTCTGTCAACGTACCCACGTGCACGTACTCACCGGATAATCTCATAGCATATGCAGtcgtataaataaattaactggAGCCAATATCCAAAACGCACTCGCGGTTTTCCGCTTTCATATttggattaaaattattaacaagtcatgtgaaatattttttcatgtaaAGATTGAACTTCACTTGATTAAAACCCATCCTTATAGTTTCGTGCAGTCCGTCGGTccgtggattttaaaaataagctagtaagtaggtatattatacttaggtataaataaattgGGATTTCTTAAGAAATCCGTGCCACCACATATCAACTGCAATGATTTAATTTCAACCGTATGTCAAGTTTTAAAGAAGCTGGGCCATGGTACAACTTCATTACGTCTGAGTCTGAAATTTTTGGTTTTGCGTTCTGCAAACCTGAAAATCCCGTCTACCTGAAACTGAAAGATCAATATATAGATGTGTTCCTGAGAATGATGTGGTTCTGGGTGGGTAATTTCACTTTGGATGTTGATCACTTactggaaataaaataaaagtaatacaaaagttaaaaaaagttaaagccAATCTAAATTATGTGTTACATGATGTCTAGGATCCTCTGTAGCACCAAATTTACAGCTCAAGCTGAGGTGCCGCCTTGTCCTCTCTCTTGTATGGTTGCGCAgcttggatttttaaaaattaagcaACTAGTCACTTGCGAATTCCCAAATATGAGTTTACAGGAAAATGCTTAAGATCAATTGGAACACCGAACACTACGATACGAACCAATTCTAGGGTTCACAATTGGACAACAAAAGAGAACTTGAATGAGAACTTGATAAAGAATTTTCATGCGGTGGAATCCAATTGTTCATAGCAAGACTAGTGTTGGAAGGAAGAATTGAAGAGTTCAAATCTATACAAGAACGCAAATGGCTGGACAATAAAAAGGGGTGGAGAGGGCTTTTAAATAAGTATGGAGAAGATTTTCATATGATGACCGCCAAACTTCTTTTCAAATAGAGCatgcgatgatgatgatgaaatgaagGATACATCACAAAGGGTTTTGGCTTTGCCGAGTTATCAAGCAGGTCGTGTGGGGCGTGGTTTGGCCGCGTGCAGGTCGCGTGGCGCGCCACTCGCAGGGCCCGGGCTGCGTCTCTTGCCGCGACAAATCAATTACAGGGTCGACTAGGGCACAACTTCCGAAAGGCGAATTAGCACCAAATTATAGCCGTTCCAGAAATTACTTGTTTGTGCTTAGAGAGACTGGGGACGCTAATTTATAGACGAGGAAATCGGAATGGGAAGCTAAGGGTTGTGGGGCTATGTTGCGACAGCGTAGGTACATGATCTAGTATTTTTAAGCAGAAAATTCTCGGAGAAACGTGTATGAAACGCTTTGGCCCCGCGCGTTCAGAAATTTGTACTCAGAACATTCTTCCTATCCCTATGCGTAACGCGTACCATAGACTATTAGAGCATGATTTACGCGTTTCTGCAAGAAATGAGTTGTTTGCCTTTTAAATCAGCCAAGGAAAATACAGTTACGACCTCCTTAACCAGACCACCGAGCCTGGACACGGCTGGACGTGACCCttatgcaaaaataaatgaaggttaatttgttgtttttattaaaaacggCACGCCAATTCCACTTCACTCTTCCGGTGAGCATTGCACCTTAGGCGGAAGTTTATTAACTTAGAAGAGGTAGtaccaatattttttaaacctaacCTGGACTCTACCTACTGGATTTCacatgaaaataattttgtttaaaaaaatacgcacCAAAGTGAGAACCATTCTAAGAGTCCATATCATAAGACTGATTTGATATGATCTGTCTGACGTGGTCTGACGCAATGATTAATTTCCTCGCAAGCACTCAATAAATCTATTGTGAGTTCAATTTACACTCAGGATATTCTAATTGACGTCTTCAGAAAAACGAGGACCTTATACCAGAGTGAATTATTTGATACGGCCTTTTCTATTAACTAACATAATTTTGGATTTCCTTGCCATTTCCACCGTGAAAATTGTAATTGGAGGAAGCTTCTTCTAATTCTTGTCACTCTGTCTGTCTCTGCGCTGCACGCCAAAACTACAACACATCTTGGCATACTTATCcttattattgaattttttgtataagtagGTTTTTATACTATCCTCCATCAAAtcgtaaccgattttgatgatcctttttttcttgtgttgcttaagtataaaatatttagtgAAGATCTGAATGGTTCCGGAGCTGGAGGAGCAACTCctcaacaagtaggtacctaggtacctacctaatagcaAATCAATGGCGATCAGTAATTAATGCGTCTTCCgaatattcaaaatatatttaatgtacggaaattgtccagttacagttttattatagtttatttcgttctaaaacaaataagtatgtaagtaAGAAGGTAGGTACCCACCTAGTTACCGCATTTGAATGATGAAATTAATTAGCACAATAAGACCTAAGTACTTACGATGGCACACATGCAGCCGGActgcaggtaggtacttacttatgcCATCGAAGGTCTCAGCCAtcaaaataatagttatttttttaaataaatattcaaattaaatgaGTAGGTATTACGCAGGTATTTCTTTGCCTGTTTAGAtctttattataggtacttatatgaaATAGATAGCATCTGAAAATTATGCGGTCgtatagatatttattattactcaTATCCGAAAGTTAGAGTTGATAGCCTTCAGGAAGCTGGGTTTGTTTTATAGCCACTGTCATGAGCAGATTCGCTCTCCGCCAATGAGAGAGAATGGTCTGCATCGATCTGTTAAGCCTCCCGTCCTAACTCCGAAAACTTCCTGGGAAAACGacgtaaagtaaaataaaataagactcGGCGTCATGTCGATTCGCTATacaaaaacatttattaattAGAATAAAAGGGAAATGAATTGAGCATATtactaaaatgaaataaataaaagttcgaGTTCATATAATTATCTTGACTCTGCAAACTGGACAACAGTGGAAATTCTttagattaggttaggttaggccTCCATATACCTACATTCTGAGTGAAGACCCATGGTCAGTAAGTAGTGAGTGAGCGATGGGTTGTCGATGACGATGAGGTCCAACATACATTTTTACCATgaacttgaaaaaaaattgatccgTCTCACTGCCAAGTCGCTTTCACTTTGCAAGGTTTATTGCATTCTCCCTCCGAAGATCGTTTGCAGGTGCATCTGCTTCGCAACCCATCACCATCAATCCATCACTAACCAACTACTGAACATAGGTCTTCTCTCTGGATGAGAAGAGTTTAGTCTTTAGACGCTgatcaagtgcggattagcagacttcacacatctttgagaaaagTGAGCGGTTTCATCGGTAAAGCAAGTAATGTGTTAATGCACGTATATAGCcttaaaaagttagaggtgcataccTGGGATCGAATCCTGGACCCCCCGAATCGACCGACATCTTAACGAAGACTATATTTGCTTGTACTTATGCAATTCAATCTAACGTTTCTTAGGCTTCGGAACTACGGAGTTAAACTGATAGAACGTGTGAATATGGATACTGTTTAAGGATACTCAGTCCAAATaatttacagttttatttttcaatatatattCATATAAATTAACACTTAACACTCTTTTCCGCAGAGTCGTCGAGGTCCATCCCCGAACCGCCCTAATATTTGGTAGCTCCGCCCAATCAACACTCGACAGGGTTGAATTGAACACTTTGCAAAGCACACATATAAACCCTCACCAGTGAATTTCAACCTTGTTCCCTCATCCTTACGATCTATCAGTCCTATGGCAATGTGATAAAACACATCCTAAGCAAGTTTTCGCAAAATGGCCACCCCTTGGGGTATAAATTATTTCTCTTGCCGAGATTGTCGTTAGTCCGTTTTAAAAGTGATAAGTGCTAGTACtattttgaaaacaatatgTCAGGAACTAGGACTCAGGTTGCGGACTCGTCAACCTCACCACCTTTGAGGTAAAAAAGCATTTTCACGTGtcagtttttatatttttagaaagcCTGGGACAGAGTATTTTTTGGAAAGATGTTCTCCTAATAACCTGCGACTGGAAtggtttttactttttcaaCTCAGCTAAATTGTTTCTCGGATCGTCATTAAGTCCTTACTGctaaaaacaaaagtttaaaacatCTTAATCTATATGTACtcactaatataatatgaattgaagtgtctgtctgtaatttcgaaataactttctgtctgtctgtttgaacgggcttatcttcggaacggctgaattgattttgacgggactttcacgacaagaactttcaaaaaagaagttgtgtttttctagctatgtaggtataccgaaatctccgagatttctgaactgatttgcgtaattttttttaatcgacagAGGAAATTTGCGGCATTGCTCTATAataaaattggattccaactcctcaatcctgatgttgcaacTGAACTTTAGAAACTGTCGTCATTTATACTTAAATTGATGTTGAGGGTATCTTTACCAAGTACCTAAAGACTTTATCGTTgactcgaggacccaactcttcaaccctgataaggaattgcattcctaaattctGGTGATCTCTCGGGATTTTTAAcggatcatccgtttaaccttGTACGGGGTATTACGGAGAGGCTTACTtttgtcccgggaaatcaaaatttcccacggcatttttaaaaacctaaatccacgcgggcgaagctgcgggcatcagctagtattaaatattaaCTAGTTACTAACTTTTCCAGCCGGGCTTTTAGATTCCGTTTTAAAAAACTAAGTACATAACACATATTTAGTACTAGTAGTTAGTACTAAGTACGTAACTTAGTAAGTaatagttagtaggtactaataaataGTAGTTAGTTATACTATGTGCAAAaactcaagtttctagatccagcAGTTTCAGTaaatggtacctacttagttacttactCATATCGTGGTTTCACTTGTAAGTTGAAATGACATTCAATTGTGTAGATAAGTATATAccttatcgaaaattcaagATAGGTGAATGAATTAAGTAGTTAAACTAAACCGTTTTTATGTGATTACTTAAAGTGAAAACCGTCGATTGGACTATTCGGGTTTGAAATTCGCATATGCCGACGGGTCAGATGATGAGGGCCCGGCTATGACCCCGGATCTGCCATCATGCGTGTATGCGGCGGCTCGTACTAGACTCCAGCTGCCTCTTGCAGCATATGTTCACCAGCACTCCAGGCAATTGCATGCAGGTATTTCTTTAAACATTTTCCGACACAATATGATCGCGCTTGAGAAAGTTCAGCGggcgatgaagagagctatgctAGGAGTTTCTCTAAGAGATCAAATCAGAACTGAGGAGATTCGTAAGAGATCCAGAGTAACCATATAGTTCAGCGGATTGCGAAGGTGAAGTGgccacatagttcgaaaaatcgatagacaTTGGTGGTCCCAAGCTCGAACCGGAAAGTGCGAGTGCACTGGAAGACCAATGTTTTGTACttagtcaaaggctaacttgtatattctgaatgaaaaaactaaaaaaaaggtTCGGCACCTTTTTTCCACAATATATGATTCAATCCTTTTAACCAACTCAAAAAAGGATGAGGTTCCCAATAAGAcacatacctaagtaggtatgtgtcttgcttttaattttttttttaaagatattttgttCTAACTAATAAGTTGATCTTGAATCCTACGAACTAGACACTAAAATAATGTAATGGTATCTGTTCAGATAATAATTGTAATCATTTTGGGAATAAatggtatttattttaattttaagatgcTATTTTGGAGTCTTCCGTGGAGCCTGACTACCAGTGCGGTGGTTCGCCGTACCGCGTACAACGGGCGGCTGCCAACGTTCGCGAGCGGCGACGGATGCTGAGGTCCGGACCCAATGGGTATCATATTTAATTGCCTCTGTGTGTAGTTAGCTTTATAAAAGTTATCTACTAGTCCACATGAAAAACATACAATCGTGTCTCGACATTAGAAATTCAGGGTCAGTTTTAAACCATcaatttttgcaattttgcaatattgtgattaaaataatttgttttatgtaaattttcCGTGTACAATTACTAACTGgcctacaatattttattaaatgaaaaaatatttcagttatTTCAGGCTAGGCTTAAAGTGCTCGGAAGAGCTTGAATCTTGAAAAACCTTCCGAGTTTACGACGTATCTACCTACCCACGTCAGGTCAGCATAATTCAAAAAACCCGCGAATAAGAGTTTCAATGTTATCAAGCTACTTACTAGTATTTAGCTATTTTGTTTGTGACGTTGTTCCATGTAATAAACCCCTTTAAagcattttttaaatccttttatATGTTTGCATCAACTATCTCATCCCCACATTTCATCAAGATCAGTTTAGCCACGGTTCAGCAGTCAACAAAGATAAACAGACAACAAACTTCGTATTTTTACATTATATACCCAAGATGAAACTCAGTCGGTAATTATCTAAGATTTCAGCAGGTAAAGCCCGATGAATCTGAGTTTTCCCGGGTTACAGTAGGTAAAACGCCACGAACCGTATTAGTTTTTCCGGATTTCAGTAAGTAGGTTAAGCTGGATAAAGCTCGGTAATTTTTCAGGTTTCTATTAGGTAAAAAAGGCCATCAAGCTCAGTAATTTTCCCGGATTTCAGTACGAAAAATCTTattaattttcttggatttcagTACGAAAAATCTTattaattttcttggatttcagTACGTAAAGCTTAATTAAGCTAAGTGATTTTTCCGGTTTTCATTAGGTAAAGCCCCGTGAAGCTaagtaagtttgtatgtatggatggatgtatggatgtttgtaactctttcacgaaaaaactactagacggatttggctgaaatttggaatggggatTTATTATACCCGGGATTAACACTTTActttaggctacttttcatcccgaaaaattaatgagttcccgcgggatttttaaaaacctacaaatatccacaggaacgaagtcgcgtgcatcagctaATAGATATCTAATAAAACCCAATGTCTCAGTAATTTTCCCAGACTCCCGTATATCTAAGATACCTCAATAAAGCCCCAAGTAATAATTTCACTTTGAAAAGTTTTATTGTGACGCTACTAAAATGTGTGTATGATGTTCTGTCTTTAGCAGTATAAACTCGGCGTTCGACGAATTGCGTGTGCATGTGCCGACTTTCCCCTATGAGAAACGGCTAAGCAAGATCGATACTTTACGGCTCGCGATCGCATACATTGCGCTTCTAAGAGAGGTAAGAACTAAGAATACATttctaattacctacttatacttactcTACTAGAAGCAGTGATAGAAGTGATagctagacaagtgtaaattaaaaatgtataacacccccgacaagtaaaggttatagtaactagaaaagagctgatttttcaaaaggctgaaccgattttcttggattatagctaagaacacactcgatcaagccacctttcaaacaaaaaaacgaaattaaaatcgggtcattagtttaggagctacgatacaacagacagatacacagatacacacatcaaacttataacacccctcgttttgggtcgggggttaataatggTTACGACTTAGACTTGATATTCTGGGGTCTGGTGTTCAATCCCGACCACGTACTCTAACTTATCGGAGTTATCTATGTACATTGTACGTActactaaaattatttattgcagGTGTTGGATGCTGATTATGATCCCCTTACATACGTTGAGAAGTGTCTTCGGGGTGAAATCAAGGCCGATAGAGCTCATTGGAACACAAGTGGTAAGTTTTAACAAGGCAAAGATACCTATTTTTTGCCAGATTGCGGGATTTATTAAGCCAGGACAGGTCAAATAGTTAATAATAAGCGTATATATTGAAAAAATGTATAGAAAAACTAAGTGGGTTTTCCATtcataactacctacctacttaatctaATCATAGTTCAAGTTCTTGCCTCGTAAATTTTGCTATGCTCGTTacatatttttcaatgattaaTTTGTTTTCAAATATGTAGGTAACGTAGGCGGAAAGTACTTAGGTAAACTATTTGTATGTAGCACGTTTGACTACCTAATTTGTGTGAACGTCAGGATGGCTGGACgatgatgtacctacttttgactccattattttaactaactgacttcaaaaaaggtggaggttctgaattcatcggaatcttttttttttatttaagcacTAGGCAgcatttgttaaaaataaagaccTTAACACAAAGCGCGACGGAAACTAAACGCGCGCATATTATTACGAGTCGCACGCACGTCAAATTGCGGAAAACcaaattcaatttgaatttcgcgggcagacccgtctatGCACCTTAAGTGTGGTGGAGAGTATTAAGCGGAGTGGAGAGAAATCTATACAAACTAATTTAATTTGCGCAGATTTGACAGCCCGACTTTCTTGGATCAACTGGGAAAATCTTGGCGTGAACCCGCAGAGAAGGAGCGTCCTAGCATCACTCGCACTCAGTTCCGACAATCTACAGTATCCTCATAATTAACAGTATTGTAACTATGGACTAGTAATTCCACTTTGCGCTCATCATCGTTTCAGTAGGTTTAACGGCTATCGATACGCATTGCTGTTAGTACAAAATTATTGTTAGGCTAAGGACAAAGATGTAGCGGAAAAACGCGTGCGGAATTTCGCTCGAATGTGTCTTGTGGAAATGTTAGAACAGCTTCATAACTGCGCGGACAAAACGCGGAGAACTTATGCGCGCGGAATTCCACTCGCGATTTCCCCCCTGATTATATTCCCTGGTTTTAGGTATGtgaataggtagtaggtacctagtatgcCCGCAATTTCAGCAGCTTTGTTAAATATTCGTTTTAAATACGAATGTACTATTTACATTAGAGTAACAATAACGTAGCTCAACTAGGAAACATCCAATTATGTACATCAATAGGAATAGTACAAATTTCACAGTATTTAGATAAAATAGCTATAGGTAATTCGCCTTAAAGCACTGCCTGTATCAAATAGGACATTATATATACAATTAACATACCTGAATTATATATAACTATCCGATATAGAAGATAATAGATATAAGTATAGTGACTTAAATAATATGTTCTTCCAAATATTGGGCCAATGTAATCACTAATTAGCTAGACCGTACATTtacatagtataataataatatattatagtgatCTCATAACAaagaaatagtacctactaggtaccgtTGATGACGGAGGAATCTACAGATACTTACTGTACGTACTTACTATGATCGATTTTAGGAAAGTAATGTTTAATTAATACGAAATCTGAGAAAGTTTTATGAAGGGACAGAAAATAGTCAAGATGAAGTAGCTATACGATTATAATATAgcaagtttatttattactacatACATAGATGAAGCCTGCGatttttgagtttttaaaaatccgtgaGAACTCTATGATATCCCGGGATATAAAGCAccctatatccgtctccggaatgcaagctatctctgtaataaATAGATGAAGTCACGACTTATTTGATTTGAATTTAGGactgtagatttttttaacccAGGAGGATGTTAGTTTTACCAGAAAGATATTATATcattaaattaagttaaattattagatttaatttatttaatctagTCAGAAAGTGcaatatagttttaagtttaggcTTCTTATAATTGAGATTTGAGACTAAAATTATGGGCAtccttttaaattttaatgcgATCACCGGGGCCCTAGCACCAAAGTTCTTCATTGTACGCGTGTGACTTTACTTGACTGAAATGCtttgcaataaaataataatcaaacttataacacccctctttttgggtcaggggttaaaaagagatcGTTGTAGCAAGAACACCACAAGTTCACCAATAGCAATCATAACTTTGGTGCTAGGCCGTCAACTGTTTTTTAGACATAACTAATTTGGCTGAGTCAATATTATCAAGTTACTGAAAAGTAAAACAATTTCGGCGAAAAATCGCAATATCATATGTGATTATACGTGTGCGCAATTCaatacaataattgtattttctttaagaatattagctatgttaatcatgactaatattcccctttcccctcttactaagcgtaaagcttgtactaggagtaggtaagacaatagtgcaacgggtggggtttgaaccgccgacctttcagtaTTCAGTCGCTCTTTTacagttgagctattgaggctctgacaTAATATATTACTATGTAAGTACGCAGCAGTATTATTAAGAtagtgttaatttattttatttaataaaggacattaatgaaaatagaaatttgttgttttattttaaaaattaaagctaTTTATTGTGACGTAATAAACAACTGTGTCGTAATAGTAAGTGTGAcgtaaatagtaggtataaaatatgtaattatcagtatttataatgaatttatgtttttaactTTCGACcttctaaaattattattattttatgcacaGAATTGTGCATAAAATATGCACAATTCTGTGCATAAAATTCAATTCAAGAGTAACTTAcgcgagagcttttttaacggacgttaaaaaagttcTTGTGTAAATGAGGTCTAATCATCTAATGCTTACATCCCACGGTGCATGATTCTGCTGATCACCACGCACAACCGATTATCACACCCATAGACCACTCAAACGCTACCACAAACGATACTCTTCCCATGGTGTATCGGTGCGGGCTCGACTGCATAAGTCCGCAATATCATGCAAAGTGGGAAGCCggttagggccggcgcacatatagcggagcgcagcgcagagcatgccc contains:
- the LOC123880668 gene encoding T-cell acute lymphocytic leukemia protein 1 homolog codes for the protein MSGTRTQVADSSTSPPLSENRRLDYSGLKFAYADGSDDEGPAMTPDLPSCVYAAARTRLQLPLAAYVHQHSRQLHADAILESSVEPDYQCGGSPYRVQRAAANVRERRRMLSSINSAFDELRVHVPTFPYEKRLSKIDTLRLAIAYIALLREVLDADYDPLTYVEKCLRGEIKADRAHWNTSDLTARLSWINWENLGVNPQRRSVLASLALSSDNLQYPHN